A stretch of Arthrobacter sp. NEB 688 DNA encodes these proteins:
- a CDS encoding branched-chain amino acid aminotransferase codes for MSAPTTLGGLPVTVERTAAPLEDAARAERMRDPGFGRVFTEHMLTIRWTRAGGWEDARLTPYGPLSLDPATSALHYGQSVFEGFKVYRGPDGTVAAFRPEANAERFRASARRLCLPELPVEVFTAAVDLLVGIDHAWVPSTPGHTLYVRPLLFASEPELVVRPSEECLFVLTAFVAADYFPRGPRPVTVWVADHFVRAAPGGTGAAKCAANYAAGLAAQAEAAEQGCDQVVFLDAVERRWVEELGGMNLVFVYGGETPRLVTPALTGTLLPGITRDSLLTLARDLGMEVEEGRLSVQDWEADARSGALTEVLACGTAAVLTPVGRVRRDGAEWVVGDGGTGPVTAALRERLLAVQGGSAPDPHGWRHPVGPVA; via the coding sequence ATGAGCGCGCCGACGACCCTCGGCGGTCTCCCCGTCACCGTCGAGCGGACGGCGGCCCCGCTCGAGGACGCGGCCCGGGCGGAGCGGATGCGGGACCCGGGCTTCGGCCGGGTCTTCACCGAGCACATGCTCACCATCCGCTGGACGCGCGCGGGCGGCTGGGAGGACGCCCGCCTCACGCCCTACGGCCCGCTCTCCCTGGACCCGGCGACCTCCGCGCTGCACTACGGGCAGTCGGTCTTCGAGGGGTTCAAGGTCTACCGCGGCCCCGACGGCACGGTGGCCGCCTTCCGTCCCGAGGCGAACGCCGAGCGCTTCCGGGCCTCGGCCCGGCGGCTGTGCCTGCCGGAGCTGCCCGTCGAGGTGTTCACGGCCGCGGTCGACCTCCTCGTCGGGATCGACCACGCCTGGGTGCCGTCGACGCCCGGGCACACCCTCTACGTGCGCCCGCTGCTCTTCGCGAGCGAGCCCGAGCTCGTCGTGCGCCCCTCCGAGGAGTGCCTCTTCGTCCTCACCGCCTTCGTCGCCGCCGACTACTTCCCGCGCGGGCCAAGGCCCGTCACGGTGTGGGTCGCCGACCACTTCGTGCGGGCCGCGCCCGGGGGCACGGGGGCGGCCAAGTGCGCGGCGAACTACGCCGCCGGCCTCGCCGCGCAGGCCGAGGCGGCCGAGCAGGGGTGCGACCAGGTGGTCTTCCTCGACGCCGTCGAGCGCCGGTGGGTCGAGGAGCTCGGCGGGATGAACCTCGTCTTCGTCTACGGCGGCGAGACCCCGCGGCTCGTGACGCCGGCGCTCACCGGCACCCTGCTGCCCGGGATCACCCGCGACTCGCTCCTCACGCTCGCCCGCGACCTCGGCATGGAGGTCGAGGAGGGGCGGCTGTCGGTGCAGGACTGGGAGGCCGACGCGCGCTCCGGCGCGCTGACCGAGGTCCTGGCCTGCGGGACGGCCGCCGTGCTGACGCCCGTGGGGCGGGTGCGCCGGGACGGGGCCGAGTGGGTGGTCGGCGACGGCGGCACGGGGCCGGTGACGGCGGCGCTGCGCGAGCGGCTCCTCGCGGTCCAGGGTGGCTCGGCCCCCGACCCGCACGGCTGGCGCCACCCCGTCGGGCCGGTGGCGTGA
- a CDS encoding acetolactate synthase large subunit, protein MAQQARAKAPVEVTGAQSLVLSLEAMEVDTVFGIPGGTILPAYDPLLDSAKVRHILVRHEQGAGHAAEGYAAATGKVGVCMATSGPGATNLVTPLADAYMDSVPVVAITGQVVSSAIGTDAFQEADIRGITMPVTKHSYLVTDGADIPRVIAEAFHLASTGRPGPVLVDIPKDILQARTTFAWPPKMALPGYHPVTRPHGKQIREAARLISEAERPVLYVGGGVIRARASEELRRFVELAQIPVVTTLMARGALPDSHPLHLGMPGMHGSVAAVTGLQKSDLIIALGARFDDRVTGQLSTFAPDAKVIHADIDPAEIGKNRVAEVPIVGDARAVIADLAEAVEADMEAGRGGDYTAWRARVAGWKETFPVGYTPPENGALAPQYVIERLSALSGPESVYVAGVGQHQMWAAQFVQYERPNAWLNSGGLGTMGYSVPAAMGAQVGEPDRTVWAIDGDGCFQMTNQELATCVINNIPIKVAIINNSSLGMVRQWQTLFYNERYSNTDLHTSVGSRVPDFVKLADAYGCVGLRCERPEDVDETIRQALAVTDRPVVVDFVVERDAMVWPMVPAGVSNDAIQVARDTAPQWDREESEAIEQPTDADHDGR, encoded by the coding sequence GTGGCCCAGCAGGCGCGCGCCAAGGCCCCGGTGGAGGTCACCGGCGCCCAGAGCCTCGTGCTCTCGCTCGAGGCGATGGAGGTCGACACCGTCTTCGGCATCCCCGGCGGGACGATCCTGCCCGCCTACGACCCGCTGCTCGACTCGGCCAAGGTCCGCCACATCCTCGTCCGCCACGAGCAGGGCGCCGGCCATGCGGCCGAGGGCTACGCCGCCGCCACCGGCAAGGTCGGCGTCTGCATGGCGACCTCCGGCCCCGGCGCGACCAACCTCGTGACGCCGCTCGCCGACGCGTACATGGACTCGGTCCCGGTCGTGGCCATCACCGGCCAGGTCGTCTCCTCCGCGATCGGCACGGACGCCTTCCAGGAGGCCGACATCCGCGGCATCACGATGCCCGTGACCAAGCACAGCTACCTCGTGACCGACGGCGCCGACATCCCCCGCGTCATCGCCGAGGCGTTCCACCTCGCGAGCACCGGGCGGCCCGGCCCCGTCCTCGTCGACATCCCGAAGGACATCCTCCAGGCGCGCACGACCTTCGCGTGGCCCCCGAAGATGGCCCTGCCCGGCTACCACCCGGTGACCCGGCCGCACGGCAAGCAGATCCGCGAGGCCGCGCGCCTGATCTCCGAGGCCGAGCGCCCCGTGCTCTACGTCGGCGGCGGCGTCATCCGCGCCCGGGCGAGCGAGGAGCTGCGCCGCTTCGTCGAGCTCGCCCAGATCCCCGTCGTCACGACGCTCATGGCGCGCGGCGCGCTGCCCGACAGCCACCCGCTGCACCTGGGCATGCCCGGGATGCACGGCTCGGTCGCCGCCGTGACGGGCCTCCAGAAGAGCGACCTCATCATCGCCCTCGGCGCCCGCTTCGACGACCGCGTCACCGGCCAGCTCTCGACGTTCGCGCCCGACGCCAAGGTGATCCACGCCGACATCGACCCCGCCGAGATCGGCAAGAACCGCGTCGCCGAGGTGCCGATCGTCGGTGACGCGCGCGCCGTCATCGCCGACCTCGCGGAGGCCGTCGAGGCGGACATGGAGGCCGGCCGCGGCGGCGACTACACCGCGTGGCGGGCGCGGGTCGCCGGCTGGAAGGAGACCTTCCCGGTCGGCTACACGCCGCCCGAGAACGGCGCTCTCGCACCGCAGTACGTCATCGAGCGGCTGAGCGCCCTCAGCGGCCCCGAGTCGGTCTACGTCGCCGGCGTCGGCCAGCACCAGATGTGGGCCGCGCAGTTCGTCCAGTACGAGCGCCCCAACGCGTGGCTCAACTCCGGCGGCCTCGGCACGATGGGCTACTCGGTCCCGGCGGCGATGGGCGCCCAGGTCGGCGAGCCCGACCGCACGGTCTGGGCCATCGACGGCGACGGCTGCTTCCAGATGACCAACCAGGAGCTCGCCACCTGCGTCATCAACAACATCCCGATCAAGGTCGCGATCATCAACAACAGCAGCCTCGGGATGGTCCGCCAGTGGCAGACCCTCTTCTACAACGAGCGCTACTCCAACACCGACCTGCACACCTCGGTCGGCTCGCGCGTCCCCGACTTCGTCAAGCTCGCCGACGCCTACGGCTGCGTCGGGCTGCGGTGCGAGCGACCGGAGGACGTCGACGAGACGATCCGCCAGGCGCTCGCCGTCACCGACCGCCCGGTCGTCGTCGACTTCGTCGTCGAGCGCGACGCGATGGTCTGGCCGATGGTCCCCGCCGGCGTGAGCAACGACGCCATCCAGGTCGCCCGCGACACGGCCCCGCAGTGGGACCGCGAGGAGTCCGAGGCCATCGAGCAGCCCACCGACGCCGACCACGACGGCCGCTGA
- the ilvN gene encoding acetolactate synthase small subunit — protein MSKHTLSVLVENKPGVLARIAALFSRRGFNIDSLAVGETEHAEVSRMTVVVDVEELPLEQVTKQLNKLVEVLKVVELEPGSAVQRQVMLIKVRADAATRSQVLEMVQMFRAKVVDVATESLTIEATGTTEKLHALLEVLEPFGVRELVQSGMVAIGRGPRSITDRALRSA, from the coding sequence ATGAGCAAGCACACGCTGTCCGTCCTCGTCGAGAACAAGCCCGGCGTCCTCGCGCGCATCGCCGCGCTGTTCTCGCGCCGCGGCTTCAACATCGACAGCCTCGCCGTCGGCGAGACCGAGCACGCCGAGGTCTCGCGGATGACCGTCGTCGTCGACGTCGAGGAGCTCCCGCTCGAGCAGGTGACCAAGCAGCTCAACAAGCTCGTCGAGGTGCTCAAGGTCGTCGAGCTCGAGCCCGGTTCCGCCGTCCAGCGGCAGGTCATGCTCATCAAGGTCCGGGCCGACGCGGCGACGCGCAGCCAGGTCCTCGAGATGGTCCAGATGTTCCGGGCCAAGGTCGTCGACGTCGCGACGGAGTCGCTGACCATCGAGGCGACCGGCACCACCGAGAAGCTCCACGCGCTGCTCGAGGTCCTCGAGCCCTTCGGGGTCCGGGAGCTCGTGCAGTCGGGGATGGTCGCGATCGGCCGCGGTCCGCGCTCGATCACGGACCGGGCGCTCCGCAGCGCCTGA
- the ilvC gene encoding ketol-acid reductoisomerase codes for MAEMFYDDDADLSVIQGRKVAVIGYGSQGHAHALNLRDSGVDVRVGLAEGSKSRAKAEAEGLTVTTVAEAVREADLVVILTPDQVQRGLYAAEIEPNLQEGAALLFGHGFNIRFGYIQPPAGSDVLMVAPKGPGHIVRREFVDGRGVPVLLAVEQDASGSAWDLAKSYGKAIGGLRAGGIRTTFTEETETDLFGEQAVLCGGASQLVMYGFETLVEAGYQPEVAYFECLHELKLIVDLMIEGGIAKQRWSVSDTAEYGDYVSGPRVIDPRVKDNMKAVLDDIRNGNFAKRFIDDQDAGAPEFKDLRAKGAAHPIEATGRELRQLMAWVDTDRDSDYVEGSAAR; via the coding sequence ATGGCCGAGATGTTCTACGACGACGACGCCGACCTGTCGGTGATCCAGGGCCGCAAGGTCGCGGTCATCGGCTACGGCAGCCAGGGCCACGCCCACGCCCTCAACCTGCGCGACTCCGGCGTCGACGTGCGCGTCGGCCTCGCCGAGGGCTCCAAGAGCCGCGCCAAGGCCGAGGCCGAGGGCCTGACCGTCACCACGGTCGCCGAGGCGGTCCGCGAGGCCGACCTCGTCGTCATCCTCACGCCGGACCAGGTGCAGCGCGGCCTGTACGCCGCCGAGATCGAGCCGAACCTCCAGGAGGGCGCCGCGCTGCTCTTCGGGCACGGCTTCAACATCCGCTTCGGGTACATCCAGCCGCCGGCCGGCTCCGACGTGCTCATGGTCGCCCCGAAGGGTCCCGGCCACATCGTGCGCCGCGAGTTCGTCGACGGCCGTGGCGTGCCGGTGCTCCTCGCCGTCGAGCAGGACGCCTCGGGCTCGGCCTGGGACCTCGCGAAGTCCTACGGCAAGGCGATCGGCGGCCTGCGCGCCGGCGGCATCCGGACGACGTTCACGGAGGAAACCGAGACCGACCTGTTCGGTGAGCAGGCCGTCCTCTGCGGTGGCGCCTCGCAGCTCGTCATGTACGGCTTCGAGACCCTCGTCGAGGCGGGCTACCAGCCCGAGGTCGCCTACTTCGAGTGCCTCCACGAGCTCAAGCTCATCGTCGACCTCATGATCGAGGGCGGCATCGCCAAGCAGCGCTGGTCGGTCTCCGACACCGCCGAGTACGGCGACTACGTCTCGGGCCCGCGGGTCATCGACCCCCGCGTCAAGGACAACATGAAGGCCGTCCTCGACGACATCCGCAACGGCAACTTCGCCAAGCGCTTCATCGACGACCAGGACGCCGGCGCACCGGAGTTCAAGGACCTGCGCGCCAAGGGCGCGGCGCACCCGATCGAGGCCACCGGCCGCGAGCTGCGCCAGCTGATGGCGTGGGTCGACACCGACCGCGACAGCGACTACGTCGAGGGCTCCGCCGCGCGCTGA
- a CDS encoding VTT domain-containing protein translates to MRDLVDGWPFWVVLVAFWAGATARGTATYWVGRGVRAGGGRTRWAHHLERPAVARAERFVRRVGPPAVTLGFLTVGLQSAINASSGMLRMPLRRFLPAVVLGALLWALVYTTVGMAVVDAALGRLPWWWLLVAAGLVVAVVLGAHRVRRAAARS, encoded by the coding sequence GTGCGTGACCTCGTCGACGGGTGGCCCTTCTGGGTCGTCCTCGTCGCGTTCTGGGCCGGGGCCACGGCCCGCGGCACCGCGACGTACTGGGTCGGCCGCGGCGTGCGCGCCGGGGGAGGGCGCACCCGCTGGGCCCACCACCTCGAGCGCCCGGCCGTCGCGCGCGCCGAGCGCTTCGTGCGCCGCGTCGGCCCGCCGGCGGTGACCCTCGGCTTCCTCACCGTCGGCCTGCAGAGCGCCATCAACGCCTCGAGCGGGATGCTCCGGATGCCGCTGCGGCGCTTCCTGCCCGCCGTCGTCCTCGGCGCGCTGCTCTGGGCGCTCGTCTACACGACCGTGGGGATGGCCGTCGTCGACGCCGCGCTCGGCCGCCTGCCCTGGTGGTGGCTGCTCGTCGCGGCGGGGCTCGTGGTCGCCGTCGTCCTGGGGGCCCACCGGGTGCGCCGCGCCGCCGCCCGTTCCTGA
- the serA gene encoding phosphoglycerate dehydrogenase — MTKPVVLIAEELSPATIDALGPDFEVRHTDGADRSQLLPAIADVDAILIRSATKVDAEALAAAKNLKVVARAGVGLDNVDVDAATKAGVMVVNAPTSNITSAAELAVGLLLACARNIAPANEALKNGAWKRSKYGGVELLEKKVGIVGFGRIGQLVAERLKGFGVELLAYDPYVSVQRAGQLGARLVTLDELLAESDFITIHLPKTPETLGLIGKEALAKVKPTVRIINAARGGVLDESALAEAIADGRVAGAGLDVFASEPCTDSPLFAFESVVVTPHLGASTEEAQEKAGVAVAKSVRLALGGDLVPDAVNVSGGAVAEEVRPGIDLVEKLGRVFTAIAGSVPVQLDVEVRGEITQHDVSIWELSALKGLFTDITEDPVTYVNAPLLAKERGLESRLVTDSSSEDYRNVTTLRGTLADGTVVSVAGTLTGPKLVQKVTGVHGYELEVPLSRHLAFFSYVDRPGVIGSIGRLLGDSDVNIAAMQVSPHDADGTAMVALTVDREIPDEVVAAIGREIGADTVRVVNLG; from the coding sequence GTGACCAAGCCCGTCGTCCTCATCGCCGAGGAGCTCTCGCCCGCGACCATCGACGCCCTCGGACCCGACTTCGAGGTGCGCCACACCGACGGCGCGGACCGCTCCCAGCTCCTGCCGGCCATCGCCGACGTCGACGCGATCCTCATCCGGTCCGCGACCAAGGTCGACGCCGAGGCGCTCGCCGCCGCGAAGAACCTCAAGGTCGTCGCGCGCGCCGGGGTCGGTCTCGACAACGTCGACGTCGACGCCGCCACGAAGGCCGGCGTCATGGTCGTCAACGCGCCGACCTCCAACATCACCTCCGCCGCCGAGCTCGCCGTCGGCCTGCTCCTCGCCTGCGCCCGCAACATCGCGCCGGCCAACGAGGCGCTGAAGAACGGCGCGTGGAAGCGCAGCAAGTACGGCGGCGTCGAGCTGCTCGAGAAGAAGGTCGGCATCGTCGGCTTCGGCCGCATCGGCCAGCTCGTCGCCGAGCGGCTCAAGGGCTTCGGTGTCGAGCTGCTCGCCTACGACCCCTACGTGTCGGTGCAGCGCGCCGGCCAGCTCGGGGCCCGCCTCGTGACCCTCGACGAGCTGCTCGCCGAGTCCGACTTCATCACCATCCACCTCCCGAAGACCCCCGAGACGCTCGGCCTCATCGGCAAGGAGGCGCTCGCCAAGGTCAAGCCGACCGTGCGGATCATCAACGCCGCCCGCGGTGGCGTGCTCGACGAGTCCGCCCTCGCCGAGGCGATCGCCGACGGTCGCGTGGCCGGCGCCGGCCTCGACGTCTTCGCGTCCGAGCCGTGCACCGACAGCCCGCTGTTCGCCTTCGAGTCGGTCGTCGTCACGCCGCACCTCGGCGCCTCGACCGAGGAGGCCCAGGAGAAGGCCGGCGTCGCGGTCGCGAAGTCGGTGCGCCTGGCGCTCGGCGGCGACCTCGTCCCGGACGCGGTCAACGTCTCCGGCGGCGCGGTCGCCGAGGAGGTCCGCCCGGGCATCGACCTCGTCGAGAAGCTCGGCCGCGTCTTCACGGCCATCGCCGGCTCGGTGCCGGTGCAGCTCGACGTCGAGGTCCGCGGCGAGATCACCCAGCACGACGTCTCGATCTGGGAGCTCTCGGCGCTCAAGGGCCTGTTCACCGACATCACCGAGGACCCGGTGACGTACGTCAACGCCCCGCTGCTCGCCAAGGAGCGCGGCCTCGAGTCGCGCCTGGTCACCGACTCCAGCAGCGAGGACTACCGCAACGTCACGACGCTGCGCGGCACGCTCGCCGACGGCACGGTCGTCTCGGTCGCGGGCACGCTCACCGGCCCGAAGCTCGTGCAGAAGGTCACCGGCGTCCACGGCTACGAGCTCGAGGTCCCGCTGAGCCGGCACCTCGCGTTCTTCTCCTACGTCGACCGGCCGGGCGTCATCGGCTCGATCGGCCGCCTGCTCGGCGACTCCGACGTCAACATCGCCGCGATGCAGGTCTCGCCGCACGACGCGGACGGCACCGCGATGGTCGCGCTGACCGTGGACCGCGAGATCCCGGACGAGGTCGTCGCCGCCATCGGCCGCGAGATCGGCGCCGACACCGTGCGCGTGGTCAACCTCGGCTGA
- a CDS encoding DUF3995 domain-containing protein, whose protein sequence is MPSRRPTSPWLLVAAALGTAHALASLAWAAGSPVLASTLGEWARSWRAESPVAAGLALATIGLGKLAAAWVPVLAARRGGPRHGLRLVAWLVAGALVAYGVANVVAANLALTGALGPVEDLAAVRGHAWLWDPLFLAWGLALGAGLRGARRRRPAPEGTDRRRGVPELSRG, encoded by the coding sequence GTGCCGTCCCGCCGCCCCACCTCGCCCTGGCTCCTCGTCGCCGCCGCCCTCGGGACGGCCCACGCCCTCGCGAGCCTCGCCTGGGCGGCCGGCTCCCCCGTCCTCGCCTCGACGCTCGGCGAGTGGGCGCGGTCCTGGCGGGCCGAGTCGCCGGTGGCCGCGGGCCTGGCCCTGGCGACGATCGGGCTGGGCAAGCTCGCCGCCGCCTGGGTGCCCGTGCTCGCCGCCCGTCGCGGGGGCCCGCGCCACGGCCTGCGCCTCGTGGCCTGGCTCGTCGCCGGCGCGCTGGTGGCCTACGGCGTCGCGAACGTCGTCGCGGCGAACCTCGCCCTGACCGGCGCGCTCGGCCCGGTCGAGGACCTCGCCGCGGTGCGGGGCCACGCGTGGCTGTGGGACCCGCTCTTCCTCGCGTGGGGCCTGGCGCTCGGCGCCGGGCTGCGCGGCGCACGACGGCGGCGGCCCGCCCCCGAGGGGACGGACCGCCGCCGTGGGGTGCCGGAGCTCAGCCGAGGTTGA
- a CDS encoding 3-isopropylmalate dehydrogenase produces the protein MNTETTFDEATLARQALQESMDLRDQGHSND, from the coding sequence ATGAACACCGAGACGACGTTCGACGAGGCCACCTTGGCGCGCCAGGCCCTGCAGGAGTCGATGGACCTGCGCGACCAGGGCCACAGCAACGACTGA
- a CDS encoding 3-isopropylmalate dehydrogenase, whose amino-acid sequence MSDAATTAPTSLDLAVIAGDGIGPEVVAEGLKVLEAAVGADGPKVTTTEYDLGARRWHATGETLPDSVLEEVKGHDAILLGAIGDPGVPSGVLERGVLLPLRFALEHYVNLRPAKLYPGVESPLAVERVAPDGIDFVVVREGTEGPYTGNGGALRVGTPHEIATEVSVNTRFGVERVVRDAFARAAARPRRHLTLVHKHNVLTHAGHLWRRTVEEVGAEFPDVETAYQHVDAATIFLATDPGRFDVVVTDNLFGDIITDIAAAIAGGIGLAASGNINPEGRFPSMFEPVHGSAPDIAGQGKADPTATVLSVAMLLAHVGLADAAARVERAVAADLAERGTAARSTSAVGDAIAARL is encoded by the coding sequence ATGAGCGACGCCGCCACGACCGCCCCGACCTCCCTCGACCTCGCCGTCATCGCCGGTGACGGGATCGGCCCGGAGGTCGTCGCCGAGGGGCTCAAGGTGCTCGAGGCGGCCGTCGGCGCCGACGGGCCGAAGGTCACGACGACCGAGTACGACCTCGGCGCCCGGCGCTGGCACGCGACCGGCGAGACCCTCCCGGACTCGGTCCTCGAGGAGGTCAAGGGGCACGACGCCATCCTCCTCGGCGCGATCGGCGACCCCGGCGTGCCGAGCGGGGTCCTCGAGCGCGGGGTGCTCCTGCCCCTGCGGTTCGCCCTCGAGCACTACGTCAACCTGCGACCGGCCAAGCTCTACCCCGGCGTCGAGAGCCCGCTCGCCGTCGAGCGCGTCGCGCCGGACGGCATCGACTTCGTCGTCGTCCGCGAGGGCACCGAGGGCCCGTACACGGGCAACGGCGGCGCCCTGCGCGTCGGCACCCCGCACGAGATCGCGACCGAGGTGAGCGTCAACACCCGGTTCGGTGTGGAGCGTGTCGTCCGCGACGCCTTCGCCCGCGCCGCGGCCCGCCCGCGCCGGCACCTGACGCTGGTGCACAAGCACAACGTCCTCACCCACGCCGGCCACCTGTGGCGGCGCACGGTCGAGGAGGTCGGTGCGGAGTTCCCCGACGTCGAGACCGCCTACCAGCACGTCGACGCGGCGACGATCTTCCTCGCGACCGACCCCGGCCGCTTCGACGTCGTCGTCACCGACAACCTCTTCGGCGACATCATCACCGACATCGCCGCGGCCATCGCCGGCGGCATCGGCCTCGCGGCCAGTGGCAACATCAACCCCGAGGGCCGTTTCCCGAGCATGTTCGAGCCGGTGCACGGCTCGGCCCCCGACATCGCCGGCCAGGGCAAGGCCGACCCCACCGCCACGGTGCTCTCGGTCGCGATGCTCCTCGCGCACGTCGGGCTCGCGGACGCCGCCGCCCGCGTCGAGCGGGCCGTCGCCGCCGACCTCGCCGAGCGGGGCACCGCCGCCCGCTCGACGAGCGCCGTGGGCGACGCCATCGCGGCGCGCCTCTGA
- a CDS encoding branched-chain amino acid aminotransferase — translation MSLTFDLERRPDPASDERRAEILANPGFGVYFTDHMASATWSRDGGWHSGRIHPYGPITIMPSAAVLHYAQEVFEGLKAYRHEDGSVWSFRPEANAERMQRSARRLALPELPTDDFLASLRALVEVDEAWVPAFGTGETSLYLRPFLYASEAFLGVRPANEVTYSVIASPAGAYFPRGLKPVRLWISESYARAGVGGTGAAKTGGNYASSLAGQLEGIEHGCDQAVFLDSATHTYIEELGGMNLFLVTDDGRLLTPELTGTILEGVTRSSILELAKDLGLAPEERRIEIQEWKDGVRDGHIREVFACGTAAVITPVGELCWDGGEAPSTAGDEGGEVTRSIRQALLDVQYGRAEDTRGWLTRLA, via the coding sequence ATGAGCCTGACCTTCGACCTCGAGCGCCGCCCGGACCCCGCGAGCGACGAGCGTCGTGCCGAGATCCTCGCGAACCCCGGCTTCGGCGTGTACTTCACCGACCACATGGCCAGCGCCACGTGGTCGCGCGACGGGGGATGGCACAGCGGCCGCATCCACCCCTACGGCCCGATCACGATCATGCCGAGCGCCGCGGTGCTGCACTACGCGCAGGAGGTCTTCGAGGGCCTCAAGGCCTACCGGCACGAGGACGGTTCCGTGTGGTCCTTCCGCCCCGAGGCCAACGCCGAGCGGATGCAGCGCAGCGCCCGGCGGCTGGCGCTGCCCGAGCTGCCGACCGACGACTTCCTCGCCTCGCTGCGCGCCCTCGTCGAGGTCGACGAGGCGTGGGTCCCGGCCTTCGGCACCGGCGAGACGAGCCTGTACCTGCGCCCCTTCCTCTACGCGAGCGAGGCCTTCCTCGGGGTGCGCCCGGCGAACGAGGTGACCTACTCGGTCATCGCCTCGCCGGCCGGTGCGTACTTCCCGCGGGGCCTGAAGCCCGTGCGGCTGTGGATCTCCGAGAGCTACGCCCGGGCGGGCGTCGGCGGCACCGGCGCCGCGAAGACCGGTGGCAACTACGCCTCCTCGCTCGCCGGCCAGCTCGAGGGCATCGAGCACGGGTGCGACCAGGCGGTCTTCCTCGACTCCGCGACGCACACGTACATCGAGGAGCTCGGCGGGATGAACCTCTTCCTCGTGACCGACGACGGGCGGCTGCTCACCCCGGAGCTCACCGGCACGATCCTCGAGGGGGTCACGCGCAGCTCCATCCTCGAGCTCGCCAAGGACCTCGGGCTCGCGCCGGAGGAGCGTCGCATCGAGATCCAGGAGTGGAAGGACGGCGTGCGCGACGGCCACATCCGCGAGGTGTTCGCCTGTGGCACAGCCGCGGTCATCACCCCGGTGGGTGAGCTCTGCTGGGACGGTGGCGAAGCGCCGTCGACCGCGGGTGACGAGGGCGGCGAGGTCACGCGCTCGATCCGCCAGGCCCTGCTCGACGTCCAGTACGGGCGCGCGGAGGACACCCGGGGCTGGCTGACCCGCCTGGCCTGA